A single region of the Gopherus evgoodei ecotype Sinaloan lineage chromosome 3, rGopEvg1_v1.p, whole genome shotgun sequence genome encodes:
- the MALL gene encoding MAL-like protein, with translation MASKGLPPPVTHTEPDIPSGAKIFRTVPYVFILPELIFGCWVWILVAATTVYFPVLQGWVMYVSVSSFFFSLMFLLCYLFGFHRNSDSWKVVDSLYHGATAIFYMSAAVLQANATIRSETEVLAQYVPLYYQINVAASFFAFITALLYILHAFSIYYH, from the exons ATGGCGTCAAAAGGTCTCCCTCCACCTGTTACCCACACAGAACCTGACATACCATCTGGAGCAAAAATATTTAGAACAGTGCCATATGTTTTTATCCTACCAGAGTTA ATTTTTGGATGCTGGGTCTGGATCCTCGTAGCTGCCACCACAgtgtatttccctgtgctgcagggatgggtTATGTACGTCTCAGTGAGTTCATTTTTCTTCTCCCTGATGTTCCTGTTGTGTTACCTGTTTGGATTTCACAGAAACAGTGACTCGTGGAAAGTAGTG GATAGTCTGTATCATGGAGCCACTGCAATTTTCTATATGAGCGCGGCAGTCTTACAAGCTAATGCAACAATCCGCTCGGAGACGGAAGTGCTTGCACAATATGTTCCTCTTTACTATCAAATCAATGTCGCTGCCTCG TTCTTTGCTTTTATCACGGCTCTGCTGTATATTTTACATGCTTTCAGCATCTACTACcactga